Proteins from a genomic interval of Luteolibacter sp. Y139:
- a CDS encoding ABC transporter ATP-binding protein has protein sequence MNASRITVDSVGKRYRPQSSWKARRKEMPWALRDVTFHVGPGEMLGIVGANGAGKSTLLRLLGGIGRPTEGKISTNGRLGALLDLGGGFLGDLTGRENAMLAGVVAGLLRREMNERLDEIVAFAELEDFIDEPVRTYSTGMMMRLAFSVAVHTDPEILLVDEFLSVGDLAFQAKCHAKITAMREAGCAIVMVSHGMDQVRDLCDRALWLKPGEVAAFGSADVVSNLYETEMRMETLRRTPSGPGRKLGSGIDLVPRENRFGTFEMEIVSVDHPASIRSGEPLAITLGYKAPKRIDSPVFVVSITREDGTVCLDTNTLLSRTEVPDLTGEGKLRFLLDRLDLAAGQYFLDVGVFENEWKHAYDYHWHAHPLIVNGAPNHKGLVAPPSRWEMVR, from the coding sequence GTGAACGCGTCCCGAATCACCGTCGACTCCGTCGGCAAACGCTACCGCCCCCAAAGTTCGTGGAAAGCGCGCCGCAAGGAGATGCCGTGGGCACTTCGCGACGTCACCTTCCACGTCGGCCCCGGCGAAATGCTCGGCATCGTCGGCGCCAATGGCGCGGGCAAGTCGACCCTGCTCCGACTGTTAGGCGGCATCGGCCGCCCCACCGAAGGCAAGATCTCCACCAATGGCCGCCTCGGCGCCCTGCTCGATCTCGGTGGCGGCTTCCTCGGCGACCTCACCGGCCGCGAGAATGCCATGCTCGCCGGCGTCGTTGCCGGACTGCTGCGCCGCGAAATGAACGAGCGACTCGATGAGATCGTCGCCTTCGCCGAACTCGAAGACTTTATCGATGAGCCGGTGCGCACCTACAGCACCGGCATGATGATGCGCCTCGCCTTCTCCGTGGCCGTCCACACCGACCCCGAAATCCTGCTCGTCGATGAGTTCCTCTCCGTCGGCGACCTCGCCTTCCAGGCCAAGTGCCACGCGAAGATCACCGCCATGCGCGAAGCCGGCTGCGCCATCGTCATGGTCTCGCACGGCATGGATCAGGTTCGCGATCTCTGCGACCGCGCCCTCTGGCTGAAGCCCGGTGAAGTCGCCGCCTTCGGCAGCGCCGACGTCGTCTCGAATCTCTACGAGACCGAGATGCGCATGGAAACGCTGCGCCGCACTCCCTCCGGGCCGGGTCGCAAGCTCGGCAGCGGCATCGACCTCGTCCCGCGCGAAAACCGCTTCGGCACTTTCGAGATGGAAATCGTCTCGGTCGATCACCCCGCATCCATTCGCTCCGGCGAACCGCTTGCCATCACCCTCGGCTACAAGGCCCCCAAGCGCATCGATTCCCCCGTATTCGTCGTCTCCATCACTCGCGAGGACGGCACCGTCTGCCTCGACACGAATACCCTCCTCTCCCGCACCGAAGTCCCGGATCTAACAGGCGAAGGCAAGCTCCGTTTTCTCCTCGACCGCCTCGACCTCGCCGCCGGCCAATACTTTCTCGATGTCGGCGTCTTCGAAAACGAGTGGAAGCACGCCTACGACTATCACTGGCATGCCCACCCCCTCATCGTGAACGGCGCCCCCAACCACAAGGGCCTCGTCGCTCCCCCCAGCCGCTGGGAGATGGTGCGGTAG
- a CDS encoding OsmC family protein — protein sequence MVEIKIDYQGDLHCSALHVPSGTVIETDAPVDNNGRGESFAPSDLVATGLGVCMATVMGIVARRKEIPMEGLKVAVRKYMTTETPRRIAKLEVDLDMPLPADHPERRLLESTANGCPVHHSLHPDIEVVFNWRWQ from the coding sequence ATGGTTGAAATCAAGATCGATTACCAGGGCGACCTTCATTGCTCCGCCCTTCATGTTCCTTCCGGCACCGTCATCGAAACCGATGCGCCGGTGGACAACAATGGTCGCGGCGAATCGTTTGCACCGAGCGATCTCGTGGCCACTGGACTTGGTGTTTGCATGGCGACGGTCATGGGCATCGTCGCGAGACGGAAGGAGATCCCGATGGAAGGGCTGAAGGTGGCGGTGAGGAAATACATGACCACCGAAACGCCGCGGCGCATCGCGAAGCTGGAGGTGGATCTTGATATGCCGCTGCCGGCGGATCATCCGGAGCGGCGTTTGTTAGAGAGCACGGCGAACGGTTGTCCGGTGCACCACAGTTTGCACCCGGATATCGAGGTGGTGTTCAACTGGCGGTGGCAGTGA
- a CDS encoding sigma-70 family RNA polymerase sigma factor has translation MSDQEYDKERDQVLAAAYEKTRKSLIARLDNWEDQKTWDEFYQTYWRLIYAVAIKAGLRPDEAHDCVQETVLSIAKQSKKKLYDPEQGSFKTWLMNMTRWRINDQFRKRKKDTAMAGGEWEDDRKTAVIDRFEDPKGDMLSRLWDVEWKKNVADAALARVKAQVSPKQYQIFDCYVVRQWDAKKVQDHLNVSMAQVYLAKHRVGSVLKKELARLEEDADE, from the coding sequence ATGTCCGACCAAGAATACGACAAGGAGCGCGATCAGGTGCTCGCCGCCGCCTACGAGAAGACTCGCAAGAGCCTGATCGCGCGGCTGGACAATTGGGAGGACCAGAAGACGTGGGACGAGTTCTACCAGACCTACTGGCGGCTGATTTACGCGGTGGCGATCAAGGCGGGGCTGCGTCCGGACGAGGCGCACGACTGCGTGCAGGAGACGGTTCTTTCCATCGCCAAGCAGTCGAAGAAGAAACTTTACGATCCCGAACAAGGTTCCTTCAAAACGTGGCTGATGAACATGACCCGCTGGCGGATCAACGACCAGTTCCGCAAGCGCAAGAAGGACACGGCGATGGCCGGCGGGGAATGGGAGGATGACCGCAAGACGGCCGTCATCGACCGCTTCGAAGACCCGAAGGGGGACATGCTGTCACGCCTTTGGGATGTAGAATGGAAAAAGAACGTCGCCGACGCCGCTTTAGCCCGTGTGAAAGCGCAGGTGTCGCCCAAACAGTACCAGATTTTCGACTGCTACGTCGTCCGTCAGTGGGACGCGAAGAAGGTCCAGGACCACCTCAACGTGAGCATGGCCCAAGTATACCTCGCGAAGCACCGCGTGGGGTCCGTCTTGAAAAAGGAACTCGCCCGACTCGAGGAGGATGCCGACGAGTAG
- a CDS encoding EF-hand domain-containing protein has translation MEGDTEQASYYAHHPKQRLTVRFKPQGISIRPSGRGDWNLAMTSASAGEGSMISTHGTRAEYRHPDGLVEWFENRAEGIEHGFTVARPPGGAKEGLSLTVKLAGMTPEAAGESSDLLLRSADGVARLCYSGLKVWDAEGDALPATMQASGSDILIAVNDHGATYPVTVDPVITTYREKIEMAEPGLGDSHNQFGRALAFDGETALVGVPEDNTLSGEHSGSVYVFRRNGGAWVQEAWLTPSDDGGIGYKTFGAAVVLQGDTAFIGAPGFVAGGDTTAMRGGVHVFTHTGSTWTLRTVIAGAEGTAREDFGWSLAVSGTTLLVGAPGDTAYFPSNTDLHGSAFVFEKSGESWNQTAKLIAPDGADQDLFGAAVALDGDRAIVSAPDDDEGGGMMEGSVHAFTKSAGNWSHVQMIRATGTGYNAAFGSAIALEGDTLLVGAPLADGPGRAYEGGVFEFTASGGSWSMKGRLSPAMDGVIGFGRSVLLNGGQAIVGAPGWELYSPSPAGSVHFFQRSGNAWSESEPLLAPNGYQGDTFGFPLVLGGQNLLVGMGSAGSYANYTINGAECVHVFSGSGGTWQPEAVLRPTDGGDQSYLGTAVAIDGDRCVIGLPYDDSGVNDYRGGSAYILSRESGSWTLESRLSDLGDPGAIEFGLAVAIEGDLVVVGSEEGAFAYRHDGETWGLEESFTPSVRVADDKFGAAVAISQGRVAVGAPFIHYRSFSSDGKVFVFARNGESEWQQIALLEANETYPSYPPYRSGDSFGHALDFDGDRLLIGAPSRYATSNQGRAFLFVEKNGAWEKEARVLGAEDEHSDRFGAAVALDGDGMLIGAPRDERAYFFRHEGSEWALQQTLTSPEAGFESRFGSAVALEGKLAVVGAPQFFAEYNNSAPIVPGSVHLFEMEDGSWSEQITLHGDVSTGDAFGFSMAMDGNSLLVGAPWDDFLSSPTTGNISPDQGSAYFFEIGSGIPVLLRHFDGDDDGALSLDEWSAIYPALVKRETAFPVIDADESGMLDEAELRAARNMKAVAKTLGLWADRAEAFIELDTDQDGIVTRSEIAAMWLPGASAKSIDSAWKRLEVPEGFDFTSWIQARTLPSLSSFEKGKDLRKERRVLFRMLDGDQDGVVSRDEFSNLFPFSTRSKTIETAWRVATGTTKKETPPDSMTRLEFIESTKVPTPHWE, from the coding sequence ATGGAGGGGGATACGGAGCAGGCTTCCTACTATGCCCATCATCCGAAGCAGCGGTTGACGGTGCGTTTCAAGCCCCAAGGGATATCCATCCGACCCTCTGGAAGAGGTGACTGGAATCTGGCGATGACCAGCGCGTCCGCTGGCGAAGGGAGCATGATTTCGACCCACGGCACGCGTGCGGAGTACCGGCACCCGGATGGCTTGGTGGAATGGTTTGAGAACCGTGCCGAGGGAATCGAGCACGGCTTTACCGTGGCCCGGCCGCCGGGAGGAGCAAAGGAGGGGCTTTCCTTGACTGTGAAGCTTGCGGGTATGACGCCGGAAGCTGCCGGAGAAAGCAGCGATCTGCTGCTGCGATCTGCGGATGGGGTGGCGCGGCTTTGCTACTCGGGGCTCAAGGTGTGGGATGCCGAGGGCGATGCCTTGCCGGCCACCATGCAGGCCTCTGGAAGCGACATCCTCATTGCCGTGAATGACCACGGTGCCACTTACCCGGTGACCGTCGATCCGGTGATCACGACCTACCGGGAGAAGATCGAGATGGCAGAACCCGGGCTGGGGGATTCGCACAATCAATTCGGCAGGGCGCTCGCCTTCGATGGCGAGACCGCGTTGGTGGGGGTGCCGGAGGACAATACCCTGAGCGGTGAGCACTCGGGCAGCGTGTATGTATTCCGGCGGAATGGCGGGGCGTGGGTGCAGGAAGCCTGGCTCACCCCAAGCGACGACGGTGGGATTGGATATAAAACTTTCGGCGCGGCGGTGGTGCTTCAGGGAGATACCGCTTTCATCGGGGCTCCGGGATTTGTGGCGGGCGGGGATACCACGGCGATGCGGGGCGGCGTGCATGTCTTCACCCATACCGGCAGCACATGGACGCTGCGGACGGTGATCGCCGGGGCGGAGGGTACTGCGCGCGAGGACTTCGGTTGGTCTTTGGCTGTCTCTGGCACCACGCTATTGGTGGGTGCACCGGGGGATACCGCGTACTTTCCTTCCAATACCGATCTCCACGGCAGTGCCTTCGTGTTCGAGAAGTCGGGCGAGAGTTGGAATCAGACCGCGAAATTGATCGCGCCCGATGGCGCGGATCAGGACCTCTTCGGCGCGGCAGTGGCCTTGGATGGCGATCGGGCGATCGTGAGCGCGCCGGATGACGATGAAGGCGGCGGCATGATGGAAGGAAGTGTCCATGCTTTCACGAAGAGCGCTGGGAACTGGTCTCACGTGCAGATGATCCGGGCGACCGGTACGGGCTACAATGCGGCTTTCGGCTCTGCGATCGCGCTGGAGGGTGACACGCTGCTGGTGGGTGCTCCTCTCGCGGATGGGCCGGGCAGGGCTTATGAAGGCGGAGTCTTTGAATTTACGGCGAGCGGCGGAAGCTGGTCGATGAAAGGCCGGCTCAGCCCAGCGATGGATGGCGTCATTGGCTTCGGCCGGTCGGTCCTTCTTAATGGGGGGCAGGCGATCGTCGGGGCACCCGGTTGGGAACTTTACTCGCCGAGTCCAGCGGGCAGCGTTCACTTTTTCCAGAGGAGCGGGAATGCGTGGAGCGAGAGCGAGCCCTTGCTCGCGCCGAATGGGTACCAGGGCGACACCTTCGGTTTCCCGCTGGTCCTCGGCGGTCAGAACCTTCTGGTGGGCATGGGATCCGCAGGGTCTTACGCGAACTACACGATCAATGGCGCCGAGTGCGTCCACGTATTCTCGGGCAGCGGCGGCACGTGGCAGCCCGAAGCCGTGCTCCGACCCACGGACGGCGGCGATCAATCCTACCTCGGCACTGCCGTCGCGATCGATGGGGATCGCTGCGTGATCGGCCTGCCGTATGATGACAGCGGAGTGAACGACTACCGGGGAGGGAGCGCCTACATTCTCTCCCGGGAGTCCGGATCATGGACCTTGGAAAGCCGGCTTTCTGATCTGGGAGATCCGGGAGCCATCGAGTTCGGCCTGGCGGTGGCGATCGAGGGTGACCTGGTGGTCGTCGGGTCGGAGGAGGGGGCCTTTGCCTACCGCCACGATGGAGAGACGTGGGGCCTGGAGGAAAGCTTCACTCCCAGTGTCCGGGTCGCCGACGACAAGTTCGGCGCTGCGGTAGCCATCAGCCAAGGGCGGGTCGCGGTGGGCGCACCCTTCATCCACTACCGGTCGTTCAGCAGCGATGGGAAGGTATTCGTTTTCGCCCGGAACGGGGAATCGGAGTGGCAGCAGATCGCGCTGTTAGAGGCGAATGAGACTTACCCTTCTTATCCGCCTTATCGCAGCGGCGATTCCTTCGGCCATGCACTCGACTTTGATGGCGACCGGCTGTTGATCGGGGCGCCGAGCCGCTACGCGACCAGCAACCAGGGAAGGGCGTTTCTTTTCGTCGAGAAGAACGGGGCTTGGGAGAAAGAGGCGAGGGTGCTTGGGGCGGAAGACGAGCATTCCGATCGCTTCGGGGCAGCCGTGGCCTTGGATGGCGATGGGATGTTGATCGGTGCGCCCCGTGATGAGCGGGCTTATTTTTTCCGCCACGAGGGGAGCGAGTGGGCGCTCCAGCAAACGCTAACGAGCCCGGAGGCTGGATTTGAAAGCCGTTTCGGCAGTGCGGTCGCGTTGGAGGGAAAGCTGGCGGTGGTGGGTGCGCCGCAGTTCTTTGCCGAGTATAACAATTCCGCGCCGATCGTGCCTGGGTCGGTCCATCTCTTCGAGATGGAAGATGGCTCGTGGAGCGAGCAAATCACCCTGCATGGCGACGTTTCCACGGGTGATGCCTTCGGCTTCTCGATGGCGATGGATGGGAATAGCCTCCTCGTCGGCGCACCGTGGGATGATTTCCTTTCGTCTCCTACGACGGGTAATATCTCGCCCGACCAGGGAAGTGCGTATTTCTTCGAAATCGGGTCAGGAATCCCGGTGCTTCTCCGACACTTCGATGGCGATGACGATGGCGCGCTTTCCCTGGACGAGTGGAGTGCGATCTATCCGGCGCTGGTGAAGAGAGAGACTGCCTTCCCGGTGATCGATGCAGACGAGTCGGGTATGCTGGACGAAGCGGAGCTGCGTGCCGCGAGGAACATGAAGGCGGTCGCGAAGACCCTGGGGCTTTGGGCGGACCGAGCCGAGGCGTTCATTGAACTCGATACGGACCAAGATGGGATCGTGACGAGGTCCGAGATCGCCGCGATGTGGTTGCCGGGTGCCAGTGCCAAGAGCATCGACTCAGCCTGGAAGCGTCTTGAAGTGCCTGAGGGCTTTGACTTCACCTCGTGGATTCAGGCGCGGACCCTTCCTTCCTTATCCTCCTTTGAGAAAGGGAAGGATCTCCGCAAGGAACGGCGCGTTCTCTTCCGCATGCTTGATGGCGATCAGGATGGAGTGGTAAGCCGAGACGAGTTTTCAAACCTTTTCCCGTTCAGCACTCGTTCCAAGACGATCGAAACCGCGTGGCGCGTTGCCACTGGTACGACGAAGAAGGAAACGCCCCCGGATTCAATGACGAGACTGGAGTTCATCGAGTCGACGAAGGTGCCGACGCCTCACTGGGAGTGA
- a CDS encoding SUMF1/EgtB/PvdO family nonheme iron enzyme yields the protein MPTSRPRPDPVIPDHEVLRKVGGGAYGEVWLARGVTGALRAVKVVWREDFEDERSFEREFEGILKFEPISRDHPGLVNILHVGRSVDGVSFYYYVMELGDDVLTGREINPIEYEARTLRSDVKRIPGKRLDTEFCVDVGVRLAEALRHLHDNGLAHRDVKPANVIFVGGKAKLADIGLVATRGQRTFVGTEGFVPPEGPGSAQADVYSLGKVLYEIASGKDRMDFPELPDDMPPKLERKRWLALNQIICDVCEPQLSKRRVSSAGDLADALKRLQEGKRRKRRRPVGAFFATVMTAAALVVGTWEVFKGSPWMNFSGELGSLISSGDPTPQSSGVNLPKDPVPALIKVNSRPEGAMVIDSSGEILGTTPTDLISARVGEQVSFRLEKDGFAPVPLQAIVPASAAEEPLLLEAELKVFSPPQPNEPWTDHLGQRYGPVGEGHESRQPVGQEQWEAYRAEKERPADAAEFVEVEEGQIKRKIAVTSEGEAKEFCWWLASKSIGAGLLTENHEALPLMDLAFSNPGLSERAKKENLRPFRCRVQPIAFARIVLTTEPAGAEVFMKTSDPAFTNNVGRTNGQLAIESLKPGDNELLVLLEGYKPLSRKVTLKRGETLELHLKLQLNNSVVMDKPWENGLGMKFIPLGPDLMASIWETRVKDYDAFVRARNLPSPSTDFQQGPDHPVVFVSRKDAEDFCVWLTEVERKQERLTQVHEYRLPTDYEWSLMADLKEQVDISPAKRDSLRAKVFLWGVAWPPPGPAIANLADASASKARGIPAERTIKNYEDGYEKTAPVGSFPPNALGIYDLCGNVHEWVSDNYSPTVASGVLRGGGWNTYQPQNLYIGARNTQPPDFRDSIYGFRVVLAKVPPPPENTPAEDGTDSDG from the coding sequence ATGCCGACGAGTAGGCCGCGCCCTGATCCGGTCATACCCGACCACGAGGTCCTGCGTAAAGTTGGCGGCGGGGCCTACGGAGAAGTCTGGCTCGCCCGCGGGGTGACCGGTGCCCTGCGCGCGGTGAAGGTCGTGTGGCGGGAGGACTTTGAGGACGAACGGAGCTTCGAGCGCGAGTTCGAGGGTATCCTGAAGTTCGAGCCGATTTCCCGCGATCATCCGGGGCTGGTGAATATTCTCCACGTCGGGCGCAGTGTCGATGGCGTCTCCTTCTACTACTACGTGATGGAGTTGGGAGACGACGTGCTCACGGGGCGCGAGATCAACCCCATTGAGTATGAGGCCCGGACGCTGCGCAGCGATGTGAAGCGCATCCCGGGCAAGCGGCTGGATACCGAATTCTGCGTGGATGTCGGCGTGCGTCTCGCCGAGGCGCTGCGGCACCTGCATGACAATGGCCTGGCGCATCGCGACGTGAAGCCGGCCAACGTCATCTTCGTGGGCGGCAAGGCGAAGCTGGCGGACATCGGGCTGGTCGCCACGCGTGGCCAGCGGACCTTTGTGGGCACCGAGGGATTCGTTCCGCCGGAAGGTCCGGGGTCGGCACAGGCGGATGTCTATAGTCTGGGCAAGGTTTTGTATGAGATCGCCAGCGGGAAGGACCGCATGGATTTCCCGGAACTGCCGGACGACATGCCGCCGAAGCTGGAGCGCAAGCGCTGGCTCGCGCTCAACCAGATCATCTGCGATGTCTGCGAGCCGCAGCTTTCCAAGCGCCGCGTTTCCTCTGCCGGTGATCTGGCGGATGCACTGAAGCGCCTGCAGGAAGGGAAGCGCCGCAAGCGGCGTCGACCGGTCGGAGCTTTCTTTGCCACTGTGATGACGGCTGCCGCGCTGGTGGTCGGCACGTGGGAGGTTTTCAAGGGCAGCCCGTGGATGAATTTCTCCGGCGAACTCGGCAGCCTGATTTCTTCGGGTGATCCCACGCCGCAGTCTTCCGGAGTAAACCTGCCGAAAGATCCGGTGCCTGCGCTCATCAAGGTGAACAGCCGACCCGAGGGGGCGATGGTCATCGACTCCAGCGGGGAAATCCTCGGCACCACGCCGACGGACTTGATCTCCGCCCGCGTCGGCGAGCAGGTGTCATTCCGTCTGGAGAAGGATGGCTTTGCCCCGGTGCCCTTGCAGGCAATCGTGCCGGCGTCGGCGGCGGAGGAGCCGCTTTTGTTAGAGGCGGAGCTGAAGGTCTTCTCGCCACCGCAGCCGAATGAACCGTGGACTGATCATCTCGGCCAGCGATACGGCCCGGTCGGTGAGGGGCATGAAAGCCGCCAGCCGGTCGGCCAGGAACAGTGGGAAGCGTATCGGGCGGAGAAGGAGCGCCCGGCCGATGCGGCTGAGTTCGTCGAGGTCGAGGAGGGGCAGATCAAGCGCAAGATCGCGGTGACCAGCGAGGGCGAGGCCAAGGAGTTTTGCTGGTGGCTTGCGTCCAAGAGCATCGGGGCGGGCTTGCTCACGGAGAACCATGAGGCGCTGCCGCTGATGGACCTCGCCTTTTCCAATCCCGGTCTCAGCGAGCGGGCAAAGAAGGAGAACCTGCGGCCCTTCCGCTGTCGCGTGCAGCCGATCGCCTTCGCGCGGATCGTGCTGACCACCGAGCCTGCCGGGGCGGAGGTGTTCATGAAGACTTCCGATCCGGCCTTCACCAACAACGTGGGTCGCACCAATGGCCAGCTTGCGATCGAGTCCCTGAAGCCCGGCGACAATGAGCTGCTGGTTTTGTTAGAAGGCTACAAGCCGCTGTCCCGCAAGGTGACACTCAAGCGTGGCGAGACGCTGGAGCTCCATCTCAAGCTCCAGCTGAACAACAGCGTGGTGATGGACAAGCCGTGGGAAAACGGGCTCGGGATGAAGTTCATCCCGCTGGGTCCCGACTTGATGGCTTCCATCTGGGAGACGCGGGTGAAGGACTACGATGCTTTTGTCCGCGCGCGGAATCTTCCGAGCCCATCCACCGACTTCCAGCAGGGCCCGGATCATCCGGTGGTGTTCGTTTCCCGCAAGGATGCGGAGGACTTCTGCGTGTGGCTGACCGAAGTGGAGCGCAAGCAGGAGCGCCTGACGCAGGTGCACGAGTATCGCCTGCCCACCGACTACGAGTGGAGCCTGATGGCGGATCTGAAGGAGCAGGTGGACATTTCCCCGGCGAAGCGCGACTCGCTTCGCGCGAAGGTTTTCCTGTGGGGAGTGGCGTGGCCGCCGCCGGGGCCGGCGATCGCGAATCTCGCGGATGCGAGCGCTTCCAAGGCCCGTGGCATCCCGGCGGAGCGCACGATCAAGAACTACGAGGACGGATATGAAAAGACCGCGCCGGTGGGTTCTTTTCCGCCGAACGCACTGGGCATCTACGATCTCTGCGGCAACGTCCACGAGTGGGTCTCGGACAACTACAGCCCGACGGTGGCCTCAGGCGTGCTGCGTGGCGGCGGCTGGAATACCTACCAGCCGCAGAACCTCTACATCGGCGCGCGGAATACCCAGCCGCCGGATTTCCGCGATAGCATCTACGGCTTCCGGGTGGTGCTTGCCAAAGTCCCGCCGCCACCGGAAAACACTCCTGCCGAAGACGGCACCGACTCCGATGGTTGA
- a CDS encoding ABC transporter permease produces the protein MTPDLVQPLPLATTTTSRRWLHAWDVLVLLTLRDLKAQYKRSFFGFGWALGSPILQLIIFSTIFRNVLGSQIPHYPCFVYIGVLVWGWFQGALGQSTALITGNAALARQPGFPLSLLPHVTVSVRLFHFVVAWPLLFGLMWYEGLRPSSAWWALPILLTLQYFLAVGLAYPLASLNALHRDTQHIVAVLLQLMMFVTPVFYDIHVVPEELRQWFYVNPMTPLLEAWRAVLLKNEWPDTHSLWVLSAVALVLIVGGRRIFIAQSHRFVEEM, from the coding sequence ATGACACCTGATCTCGTCCAACCGCTGCCACTCGCCACCACCACGACGAGCCGGCGCTGGCTTCACGCATGGGACGTGCTGGTCTTGCTCACCCTGCGCGACCTCAAGGCCCAGTACAAGCGCTCCTTCTTCGGCTTCGGCTGGGCGCTCGGCAGCCCCATCCTGCAGTTGATCATCTTCTCGACGATCTTCCGCAATGTCCTCGGTTCGCAGATCCCCCACTACCCCTGCTTCGTCTACATCGGCGTGCTGGTGTGGGGCTGGTTCCAGGGTGCCCTCGGCCAAAGCACCGCCCTCATCACCGGAAATGCCGCGCTGGCCCGCCAGCCCGGTTTCCCGCTGTCGCTGCTGCCGCACGTCACCGTGAGCGTCCGCCTGTTCCACTTCGTCGTCGCCTGGCCGCTGCTCTTCGGCCTGATGTGGTATGAGGGCCTGCGTCCCAGTTCCGCATGGTGGGCGCTGCCGATTCTACTAACCTTGCAGTACTTCCTCGCCGTCGGACTGGCCTATCCGCTCGCTTCGCTCAATGCGCTGCATCGCGATACCCAGCACATCGTCGCCGTGCTCCTGCAACTCATGATGTTCGTCACTCCGGTCTTCTACGACATCCACGTCGTCCCGGAGGAACTGCGCCAGTGGTTCTACGTGAACCCGATGACCCCGCTGCTGGAAGCATGGCGCGCCGTGCTGCTTAAAAACGAATGGCCGGACACCCACAGCCTGTGGGTCCTGTCCGCCGTCGCATTGGTTCTCATCGTCGGTGGACGGAGAATCTTCATCGCTCAAAGCCACCGCTTCGTGGAAGAAATGTGA